A window from Neobacillus sp. PS3-40 encodes these proteins:
- the opp3b gene encoding oligopeptide ABC transporter permease → MSKYILQRIVYMLITMFIVVSVTFFLMKLIPGTPFSAASKLNHEQLDIMKNKYGLNDPVPVQYARYMSNMVKGDLGVSFQFNNTPVTELLSLRIRPSAVLGFQAMIIGSLLGIILGVLAALKQNTWVDYGATFIAVVGKSIPSFIFAGLLQYYIAVKLGWLPVMFWRGPEYTVLPTIALAMFPISISARFMRTEMIDVLGSDYITLAKAKGASYFQISVKHALRNALIPVVTVLGPLAVSLMTGSLVIERIFGIPGLGEQFVKSIAVNDYPVIMGTSILFALLFVLIILVVDILYGVIDPRIRISGGKTK, encoded by the coding sequence ATGTCAAAGTATATTTTACAACGGATAGTGTACATGTTGATTACCATGTTTATAGTTGTATCTGTTACTTTTTTCCTCATGAAACTTATTCCAGGAACTCCCTTTAGTGCTGCTTCGAAACTTAATCATGAACAACTTGATATCATGAAAAATAAGTATGGCTTAAATGACCCTGTCCCAGTTCAATATGCCCGCTATATGTCGAACATGGTAAAAGGTGATTTAGGAGTTTCCTTCCAATTTAATAACACCCCTGTTACAGAACTTCTATCATTACGCATAAGACCTTCTGCCGTTCTAGGTTTCCAAGCAATGATAATTGGTTCATTACTTGGGATTATTTTAGGTGTCCTTGCGGCTCTAAAACAAAACACATGGGTAGACTATGGAGCGACTTTTATTGCGGTGGTAGGGAAATCAATCCCTTCATTTATTTTTGCCGGATTACTTCAATATTATATTGCGGTTAAATTAGGTTGGCTTCCAGTTATGTTTTGGCGAGGTCCAGAATATACAGTCCTTCCTACTATTGCTCTAGCAATGTTTCCAATATCAATATCAGCCCGATTTATGCGCACAGAAATGATTGACGTATTAGGATCAGATTATATCACCTTGGCAAAGGCTAAAGGAGCAAGTTATTTTCAAATTAGTGTAAAACATGCCCTTAGAAATGCATTAATTCCAGTTGTTACAGTACTTGGCCCATTGGCAGTTAGTTTAATGACAGGGTCCCTGGTTATCGAGAGGATTTTTGGAATCCCAGGTCTAGGGGAACAATTTGTTAAATCGATTGCAGTTAATGATTACCCAGTAATAATGGGAACGTCTATTTTATTTGCATTATTATTTGTATTAATTATTCTAGTTGTCGATATCCTTTATGGAGTCATTGATCCACGTATTCGGATTTCGGGGGGGAAAACTAAGTGA
- a CDS encoding peptide ABC transporter substrate-binding protein, protein MKKSKFSLLLVLALVLSMFLSACSGSKKDDTDKTKNATKEKAPEQVLNVLESAEIPTMDSVMAQDVVSFTMLNAVNEGLYRLDPDQKVIDGVADGKPVANADGTVYTIKLKQDTKWSNGDPVTAHDFVYAWQRSIDPATASPYGPYFMSGKIKNASEIAAGKMKASELGIKATDDYTLEITLVQPLPYFDSFITFPLFQPQDEKYVKSQGKDYGKDAAHLIYNGPFTMTKWDGPQGTEWVLAKNDTYWDAKNVSLKTVNFNVSKDPQASANAFEAGEVDITPKLAQPAIISQYENSPNLERYLEPSVFWLKFNEKNPILKNVNIRKALSLAVDKEAFTKDVLANGSVPANYIVAADFTSLNGKDFRADTGKYLESNKDEAKKYWEKGLAELGKKEITLDYVGQDTETSKVSDAFIKDQLEKTLTGLKVNLTAVPFSVKLEREDKQQYDILFSGWGPDYADPMTYMDLWLSDGTQQHMSYANPKVDKLIKDAAGPLATKPEERWKAMQEAEKIVLEDDAALAPMYQRAVNKLISSKVKGFAHHAFGPDYSVQWVKIVNVKK, encoded by the coding sequence GTGAAGAAATCAAAATTTTCACTGCTTTTAGTTTTAGCACTAGTTTTAAGCATGTTCTTATCTGCTTGTTCAGGCAGTAAGAAAGATGACACAGACAAGACTAAAAATGCAACTAAGGAGAAGGCACCAGAACAGGTACTTAATGTTTTAGAATCTGCCGAAATTCCTACAATGGATAGCGTTATGGCTCAAGACGTTGTCAGCTTTACAATGTTAAATGCTGTAAACGAAGGCTTATATCGTTTAGATCCAGATCAAAAAGTTATCGATGGTGTTGCTGACGGTAAACCGGTAGCAAACGCTGATGGAACAGTTTATACAATTAAATTAAAACAAGATACTAAATGGTCAAATGGAGATCCTGTAACAGCCCATGACTTTGTATATGCATGGCAACGTTCGATCGATCCTGCAACTGCTTCACCATATGGCCCTTACTTTATGTCAGGAAAAATCAAAAATGCTAGTGAAATTGCTGCTGGTAAAATGAAAGCAAGCGAACTAGGAATTAAAGCAACAGATGATTATACATTAGAAATAACTCTTGTTCAGCCGCTTCCATACTTTGATTCTTTCATCACTTTCCCATTGTTCCAACCACAGGATGAAAAGTATGTTAAATCTCAAGGCAAAGACTATGGAAAAGATGCTGCACATTTAATTTATAACGGACCATTTACAATGACTAAATGGGATGGCCCTCAAGGAACTGAGTGGGTCTTAGCTAAAAATGATACTTACTGGGATGCAAAAAATGTCTCTTTAAAAACTGTTAACTTTAACGTTTCTAAAGATCCACAAGCTTCTGCAAATGCTTTTGAAGCAGGAGAAGTTGACATCACACCAAAACTTGCACAACCAGCTATTATTTCACAATATGAAAATTCACCAAACCTTGAACGTTATTTAGAACCTTCTGTTTTCTGGTTGAAATTCAACGAGAAAAACCCTATTCTAAAAAATGTTAATATTCGTAAAGCTCTATCTTTAGCAGTTGATAAAGAAGCTTTCACTAAAGACGTATTAGCAAACGGTTCAGTGCCTGCAAATTATATTGTAGCAGCTGACTTTACTTCATTAAACGGAAAAGATTTCCGTGCTGACACAGGCAAATATCTTGAATCCAATAAAGATGAAGCTAAAAAATATTGGGAAAAAGGTTTAGCTGAACTTGGCAAAAAAGAAATTACACTTGATTATGTTGGTCAAGATACTGAAACATCTAAAGTAAGTGATGCTTTCATTAAAGATCAACTAGAAAAAACTTTAACTGGTTTAAAAGTTAATTTAACAGCTGTTCCTTTCAGCGTTAAATTAGAGCGCGAAGACAAACAACAATACGATATCTTATTTAGCGGTTGGGGTCCAGACTATGCAGACCCAATGACTTATATGGATCTTTGGTTATCTGATGGTACTCAACAACATATGAGCTATGCTAACCCTAAAGTTGATAAATTGATCAAAGATGCTGCTGGTCCTCTAGCAACTAAACCTGAAGAACGCTGGAAAGCAATGCAAGAAGCTGAAAAGATTGTTCTTGAAGATGATGCTGCTTTAGCTCCAATGTATCAACGTGCAGTTAACAAACTAATTAGCTCTAAAGTTAAAGGTTTTGCACACCATGCATTTGGACCTGATTATAGTGTTCAATGGGTTAAGATTGTAAACGTTAAAAAGTAA